TGTTTCTAAATCTATCTATAAAAGGTGAAGTAAAAGAGCAAGAAATTCCTTCATTAGTACTAGTACATTTTATTGAAAATATTTGCAAGCATGGCATTATCAATGATTCCGATAATCCAGCTGAAATATCTATTACCGTACATTCAGACTCTTTAGAACTTAGAACTAACAACAAAGTATCTAATGTTAAGAATTATAGTAGTAAAGGAATAGGACGAGAAAATCTAAAGAAACGTTTAGAGTTATTATTTTCTAACAACTTCATTTTTGAACATAAAGAAACAAACAATATGTTTACTTCATATTTAAAAATACCTATAAAAAATAGCTAACCATGAAAATTTTAAAATGTTTAATTGTTGATGATGAAGCACCTGCAATAAGATTATTGGAATCCTATGTAAAAAAAGTTCCTTTTTTAGAACTTGTTGGGTCTACAACTAATCCAATTGAAGCTATTAGTATTATAGAATCTGAAACCCTCGATTTAGTTTTCTTAGACATTCAAATGCCCACAATTACAGGTATTCAGCTATCTAAAATTATAAAGGACAAAATCAATATTATTTTTACAACTGCGTATCCTCAATTTGCCTTAGAAAGTTATGAGTTAAATGCTATTGATTATCTTCTCAAACCTTTCGAATTTGAACGTTTTTATAATGCGATTTTAAAGGTAAAGCCAACAAAAGATATCAAACCAATAACTAATAGTGATACATATATTTTTATAAAAACCGATGGAAAAAATAATTTTGAAAAAGTATATACAAACGAAATACTATATATAGAAAGTTTGAAAAATTATGTTTCTCTTCATTTAAAGAATAAGCAAATTATTACTTACAGTACCTTAAAACATTTTGAAAATGAATTGTCATCTAAAAATTTCGTCAAGATTCATAAGTCATTTATTGTAGCTATTCAGCATATTTCTAAAACAGATTCTCTTTCTGTTTACCTAAGTAATGGAAAAAACTTACCTATTGGAGATACTTATAAGAAGCATTTTTTTGAAAAAATTAATAAACTGCTCCTTTAAAAATATTTTTATTTCTTAATAGTTTCCTAATTATTAAATATTTAACAAATTAATTTTCTTTTTTTTCTAACCTTCGCAATAAATATGTTAAAAAGTTACAATTTTCGGCACGATAATTGTTTTAACATAGTCTTAACAAAAACATCTATACTATGATAAACTATCTACTATCACGTTTACATTTTGTGGGAGAGTTGTTATGAAAAAAGAAAAACTAAAAACCGAAGCTGCTACTTCGGTTTTATTTTTTATTTCTAAATTAGTTTCTTTACTGCGTGAAAAATCTTTGCAACCTTTAAATCAAAAGGTTACCTTACCATGCATAAAACTCAAATAATTTGTTAAATTCTTTGAAAAGAACAGTAAAAAAAGTATTTTCGGCTCTTATTTAAAGAATTAATACCCCTGTATTAGATATTTTATTATATTTAATATGAACACCCTAAAAACCTACAAAAAAATGAAAAAATTAGCATTTCTAACTCTCTTAGGATTAGCTATTGTATCTTGTAAGGACGATAAACCTGCTAAAGATTATTTAGTTCTTTCGGGTAAAATAGAAAACTTAAAAAAGAGAAATCTAACACTATCTGGTTTTAACTTTGAGAAAAGAATAAAATTTGATAGAAAAACTAGTTCTTTTGTTGATACTCTTAGAATTGACAGAGATGGTTATTACACCCTTATCTACGATAAAAACAAAGCTTTAACGCTTTATCTTTCAAAAACAGATGATACTGGAGTTTTGTTTGATTCGAAAAAAGCAGACTTAATT
The sequence above is a segment of the Tenacibaculum sp. 190130A14a genome. Coding sequences within it:
- a CDS encoding LytTR family DNA-binding domain-containing protein, coding for MKILKCLIVDDEAPAIRLLESYVKKVPFLELVGSTTNPIEAISIIESETLDLVFLDIQMPTITGIQLSKIIKDKINIIFTTAYPQFALESYELNAIDYLLKPFEFERFYNAILKVKPTKDIKPITNSDTYIFIKTDGKNNFEKVYTNEILYIESLKNYVSLHLKNKQIITYSTLKHFENELSSKNFVKIHKSFIVAIQHISKTDSLSVYLSNGKNLPIGDTYKKHFFEKINKLLL